A genomic region of Gemmata massiliana contains the following coding sequences:
- a CDS encoding 3'-5' exoribonuclease YhaM family protein, whose translation MSKAKKPVLAKLSDLQAGNYVDCFVQLAEKQRKTLADGKPFITCKYRDAKRTVGAVPIWGDAPLFEQALDWQVGQFFKVRATYTEHEKYGPQLDVEQIRQVEDRDRADGFSELDFVERSRHDPAEMFAELETIVTGEIVDGPLRVLVLNLLTTHAATLKTLPASTRHFYTFAGGWLEHTLSVARSCIWLSDRYAAQFPELNPPLNRGLVVAAAVLHDIGRVRGVDLPPGQPGHVNVPGELFGHLFLGYDMIRTAAHAVPDLDPELLDLLLHCVITPLRLPERGASRFPCIPEALILHHADELDGKMEMHVRCLTRDTSEGPFTDRDPVLGRPLLKARKV comes from the coding sequence ATGTCGAAAGCCAAGAAGCCAGTGTTGGCGAAGCTGTCGGACCTCCAAGCAGGGAATTACGTCGATTGCTTCGTGCAACTCGCGGAGAAGCAGCGCAAAACACTGGCGGACGGCAAACCGTTCATCACCTGTAAGTATCGCGACGCCAAGCGCACCGTTGGTGCTGTGCCCATTTGGGGCGACGCACCGCTGTTCGAGCAGGCTCTGGATTGGCAAGTCGGGCAGTTCTTCAAGGTGCGCGCGACCTACACTGAGCACGAGAAATACGGCCCGCAACTCGACGTTGAGCAGATCCGGCAGGTCGAGGACCGCGACCGCGCGGACGGGTTCAGTGAACTCGATTTCGTGGAGCGCTCCCGGCACGACCCGGCCGAGATGTTTGCAGAACTCGAAACCATCGTGACCGGCGAGATTGTCGACGGCCCGCTCCGCGTGCTCGTGCTGAACCTGCTCACCACACACGCCGCGACGCTCAAAACACTCCCGGCCTCCACCCGGCACTTCTACACGTTCGCGGGCGGCTGGCTCGAACACACGCTTTCGGTCGCGCGCTCGTGTATCTGGCTGTCGGACCGGTACGCGGCTCAGTTCCCCGAATTGAACCCGCCACTCAATCGCGGGCTGGTGGTCGCGGCCGCTGTACTGCACGACATCGGCCGGGTCCGCGGAGTGGACCTACCGCCCGGCCAGCCCGGGCACGTCAACGTTCCCGGCGAGTTGTTCGGGCACCTGTTCCTCGGCTACGACATGATCCGCACAGCCGCGCACGCGGTACCCGATCTCGATCCCGAACTGCTCGACCTCCTGTTACACTGCGTTATCACTCCCCTGCGACTCCCCGAGCGCGGGGCGTCGCGGTTCCCGTGTATCCCCGAAGCCCTGATTCTCCACCACGCGGACGAACTCGACGGGAAGATGGAAATGCACGTCCGGTGCCTCACGCGCGACACGTCCGAAGGGCCATTCACCGACCGCGACCCCGTACTCGGGCGCCCGCTGTTAAAGGCGCGCAAGGTGTGA